From the genome of Nerophis ophidion isolate RoL-2023_Sa linkage group LG25, RoL_Noph_v1.0, whole genome shotgun sequence, one region includes:
- the spg7 gene encoding paraplegin has protein sequence MAASLLQHRRGVCWKYFGALARSRHYCQILAGKATSNDSDVLLRCRSVTNMIVAMAKRTRTAQPHSIIQSLLHRPLPPGMVDVSKELIRTNLLRNPVGLGNLLGATNFFSTSQSKQAGKKSDGPKGKTPEEEEEEKKHREQKEQLHRERLRILLLVGIFLLLINSINTSVGNISWNDFVNEMLAKGEVSRVLVVPESDIVEIYLHPGAVIFGKPRIALMYRMQVANIDKFEEKLRAAEEELNIDTKDRIPVSYRRTGFFGNALSALVMAAIGVAILWYIFRLSGMGGREGGFSAFNQLKMAKFTIVDGKSGKGVSFKDVAGMHEAKMEVKEFVDYLKNPERYLLLGAKVPKGALLLGPPGCGKTLLAKAVATEAQVPFLAMAGSEFVEVIGGLGAARVRSLFKEARTRAPCIVYIDEIDAVGKKRSTNMSGFSNTEEEQTLNQLLVEMDGMGTTDHVIVLASTNRADILDNALMRPGRLDRHVFIDLPTLQERMEIYEQHLKILKLTQPANFYSLRLAELTPGFSGADIANICNEAALHAAREGLKSIDTFNFEYAVERVIAGSVKKSKILSKEEQRVVAFHESGHALVGWLLEHTEAVMKVSIAPRTNAALGFAQMLPRDQYLFTKEQLFERMCMALGGRTAEAITFNKVTTGAQDDLRKVTRVAYSMVKQYGMCDSVGQVSFPETEEQGAVGRRPFSQGLQQQMDHEAKMLIGRAYRHTEKLLLDNRDKLTVLANALLEREVVNYEDIEALLGPPPHGPKKMILPQSWVEAERDKQDTGEDEPRPPSRRRTDDEDMNPDLV, from the exons ATGGCAGCGTCTTTGTTGCAGCATCGCCGTGGTGTTTGTTGGAAATATTTTGGAGCTTTAGCTCGTTCGAGACACTACTGTCAGATATTAGCCGGCAAGGCGACCTCCAATGACAGCGACGTGCTGTTGCGGTGCCGCAGTGTCACAAACATGATTGTTGCGATGGCCAAGAGGACTCGAACTGCTCAACCTCACAGCATCATACAG AGTCTTCTCCACAGACCACTGCCTCCTGGAATGGTTGACGTCAGTAAAGAGTTAATCAGGACCAACCTGCTGAGAAATCCCGTTGGTTTAGGAAATTTGTTAG GTGCTACAAACTTCTTCAGTACATCTCAGTCTAAACAAGCGGGAAAAAAAAGTGATGGGCCCAAAGGAAAAACACCAGAGGAAGAAGAAG AGGAGAAGAAGCATCGCGAGCAGAAGGAGCAGCTGCACCGAGAGCGCCTGAGAATCCTTCTATTAGTGGGCATCTTCTTGCTCTTGATAAACTCCATCAACACCAGCGTCGGCAACATCTCTTGGAATGACTTCGTCAACGAGATGCTGGCTAAGGGAGAGGTGTCCCGTGTCCTGGTGGTTCCTGAGAGCGACATCGTGGAAATCTACCTGCACCCCGGGGCAGTCATCTTCGGGAAGCCT AGGATCGCGCTCATGTATCGGATGCAGGTCGCCAACATTGACAAATTTGAGGAGAAACTGAGAGCTGCGGAAGAGGAGCTGAATATCGACACGAAAGACCGCATACCTGTCTCCTACAGACGCACCGGTTTCTTTGGAAA CGCCTTATCCGCCCTGGTAATGGCGGCCATCGGCGTGGCGATCCTGTGGTACATCTTTCGTTTGTCAGGCATGGGCGGCAGAGAGGGCGGCTTCAGCGCGTTT AATCAGCTGAAGATGGCCAAGTTCACCATCGTGGACGGGAAGTCGGGGAAAGGCGTGAGCTTTAAAGACGTGGCAGGCATGCACGAGGCAAAGATGGAAGTGAAGGAATTTGTCGACTACCTCAAG AATCCTGAACGCTACCTCCTCCTGGGGGCCAAGGTTCCAAAGGGGGCACTGCTGCTTGGACCCCCGGGCTGTGGGAAGACTCTGCTGGCAAAAGCTGTCGCTACAGAGGCTCAGGTGCCATTCCTGGCAATGGCAGGTTCTGAGTTCGTAGAAGTCATAGGAG GTCTGGGTGCTGCCAGGGTGAGGAGCCTGTTCAAGGAGGCCCGCACTCGGGCTCCCTGCATCGTCTACATCGATGAGATCGACGCTGTGGGGAAGAAGCGCTCCACCAACATGTCCGGCTTTTCCAACACCGAGGAGGAGCAGACCCTCAACCAGCTGCTGGTGGAGATGGACG GGATGGGAACGACCGACCATGTGATTGTCCTCGCTTCCACTAACAGAGCCGACATTTTGGACAACGCTTTGATGAGACCAGGAAGACTGGACCGCCACGTTTTCATTGATCTTCCAACCTTGCAG GAGAGGATGGAAATCTATGAGCAACATTTAAAGATCTTGAAACTCACTCAACCAGCAAACTTCTACTCCTTGCGTCTGGCGGAACTCACGCCGGGCTTCAGTG GTGCAGACATTGCTAACATATGTAATGAAGCTGCCCTGCATGCTGCCAGGGAAGGACTCAAGTCCATTGATACTTTCAATTTTGAGTATGCAGTGGAGAGAGTAATAGCAG GAAGTGTAAAGAAGAGCAAGATCCTTTCCAAAGAGGAGCAGAGGGTGGTTGCCTTCCATGAATCGGGGCATGCTTTGGTCGGGTGGCTGCTCGAGCACACGGAGGCAGTCATGAAG GTGTCCATTGCTCCTCGGACAAATGCAGCCCTGGGATTTGCCCAGATGTTACCTCGTGATCAGTACCTGTTCACCAAGGAGCAGCTGTTTGAGCGCATGTGCATGGCTCTGGGAGGAAGAACTGCAGAAGCCATCACCTTTAACAAGGTCACGACAG GAGCTCAGGATGATCTGCGCAAGGTGACCCGTGTGGCCTACTCCATGGTGAAGCAGTACGGCATGTGTGACAGTGTCGGCCAGGTCTCCTTCCCAGAGACGGAGGAGCAGGGGGCTGTTGGACGTCGGCCTTTCAGCCAAGGACTGCAGCAGCAGATGGACCAT GAGGCGAAGATGTTGATAGGCCGTGCTTATCGTCACACCGAGAAGCTGCTGTTGGACAACAGGGACAAGCTCACGGTG TTGGCCAACGCCCTGCTGGAGCGCGAGGTGGTGAACTACGAGGACATTGAGGCGCTGCTGGGGCCTCCACCTCACGGGCCCAAGAAGATGATCCTGCCGCAGAGCTGGGTGGAGGCGGAGCGCGACAAGCAGGACACGGGGGAGGACGAGCCTCGGCCGCCGTCACGCCGACGCACAGACGACGAAGACATGAACCCAGACCTGGTCTGA